The genome window taaataatccaGACTTTCGATCTTGAGGTGACATAATGCCGCACAGCAcccgcagagtgagggaagacagaaagttcatagatttgttctcaagctattttctgcacaatgtgtaaaaaataacagatgatGTGGGGACATTAATAGTACGGATTTGTaatatgattctttttttcaaattaagcgtatttggacataggaggttCCCAACCGACAGCGTCGATATTGGATAAAGGTGGTGGGTCACCTGCTCTGTGTCTTGGTCCACTTCAGGGCGTGTCTGGGAGGCACAGACGCGCTGGGGTGGAAGAAGGTGCAGCCGTCTCGGTTACACTGGCCGGCGAAGTGACACGGCTGCCGGGAGAAACAAAACCAAAGTCAAAATCTCTTTGGTTGGTGCTCAGACAAAACATGGCAGGAAAGCAGATTTGCTGGCACAATAACAAAGCAGCCTATGGCACCGAGTGCTGGCGTGTTTCTATGACAACAAGAGCATGAACTGCTACACCAAAAAGTGGAGTCCAACCAACATTTTCAGTAAAAATACACCTCAAAAGTGTAAGTAACCCATCGAAAGGCAGAGACTTCAGATCAGTGCGCATCCACaattgtgcttgtttttttctgacGTGTCATGACAATCATAGATCAGGAAATGGAAGTTACTGCCACACCGGAAAAGGTCCGAATGAAGAGTGACAATGACCACAAAAgcttgccccccaaaaaaaaccaaacatttttaCTGTTACTCTGTATTGCAACAAAGAATGTTGTACAGTTGTCTTCATGAAAGTTGGAGAAACCATTTTTGGACTATGAGGAGATTTCAGGTATTATTCCAAACAAACCAACATGTCACTTGCACGCAGGACAATAAAGCCAATCAGTGTTTCGAAATAAGACAAATAGTTTGTAACAGGCGCTCATTAGCGTGCCCGATAAAAGAAAGTGTTACCTTAGGATGATAAAAAGGGCAGTCCATCTTCTTGCACTGCGGGAAGAAGCGGCACGTGCTCGCCGTTTGCGCCGGTGGTGCGACTGTCGGGAGGGCAAAGGGCTTTTGCGTTAGGAACAGACGACGACGGGGGTTTCCGAAAGATTTGGGCGCAGCACCTGGCCGGGCGGGCGGGGCCACGGCGCCCCTGCGGCTCACGTGGGTGTACGGACAGTCGGGCTTGCTGCACCTGCCGTCGTATTTACAGTTGGGGTGGATGAAACGGCATTTGTCGCCGAACTTGCACGTGGGGAACGTCCTGCGGCACAAACGCAGCGTTTGAagcagaagaaaacaaaaacatacaggcGACTGCTGCTATAGCAAAGTCATCGAAGCCATGCTTTCCTTTCCTCAGTCATTTTAGATGATGGTCTCTCAAGACCTTTGTCATATGTTGAAGTTTCTTTAATAACTGTCGACTATGTGGGACAAAAAGTTTCGATATGGTCTCTGTATAGCGCATCTTTGCACTTGTAGCAGCCGAGCCTGGATGCGTGCCCTGCGAAAAAGGGCTCGAGTGTTCGTATTAGCGAAAGCACGCACTTGCACGTTCTGGTCGGGTGATGATAGGCGCACTCGTCTCCGCTCTTGCACACCGGCCAGAACTTGCAGCGCTCCATCACTTTCTGCTTCTTCAAAGGCGCCGAGTCGACGTCGAGCATCTCCGCTTCCGTGGCGCCCACTGATCAAAGACACGTGAGGCAAAACAACGCATTCTTGTGATGGTCGCAACAAATTACAGGTAACGATTACCCAATTTATACCGAGCAACAACTTTAATCAGCATACTACTGTGAAAGTCAAATGAATCAACAAGctgatgtttgttgttttaaaacagATCTGACACGAACGAAGCTTATTTCTCGACCTCCCAGCGACAGGGCCCCTTGCAGTCTTTGAAGGACGCCGACTTTGGATTTGGCAGGCTTGGAGGGCGGCCTGACGTCGTCCAGCTCCACGTCCGACTCCGCCGGGTTCCCCGGCGGGCTCGGGACCCCCTCCAGCGTCACGATGAACTTGGGGCTGGAGGAGAGCTCCTTCTCCTTGCTGGTTGCAAATGACAAGACTCAAAATAAATGGCAAGCGGAAACCCGTTTACTGGATATCATGCGCATGCCAAAGCAACAAATGCTTTTCGGAAAAGGCAAAACTaacgagaaaaaaacaaacagacaaggAAAACGGACGGCGGCGAGCGCACCTGGCTTGCACGGTGCGCGGGAGAGCGGGCTCGTCCCTCCGCTTGCCGTCCGGCTGCGGGCGACTCACGATGAAGGAGCGCGTGTCGAACTGCTTCGTCCCGCCGCCCGCTGCGCAGAAAACACGAACAACGCTTCTGCAACGACTcattggactggttgccaggctaATAAgagtcacacacgcacacattctcacctttggacaatttagtgtcttggCTGACGTGTACGCGCACGCTTTCAAGCACAGAGAAAACATGCGAGCCTTTAAACCCGGACCCTctcaattgtgaggcagatggggaCAACCACTACGCCATAATGCTGACCCGAGTACAACGGATTCAGTTGAAAAAATCATACTCACAATCATCACTCTTGTCTCCATTGTCGCGCTGTGTCAAGTCTGACGGCGCATTTGAAGCCGCAGATCTGGCTGGAGCTGATAGGAGACGTTCGTTACTTTCGCATTCCGGCAAGCAACCGAGCGCCAACGATTCACGAATGTGAAAACTATTCAGAGATTTTTTGCATTTGGCGACTTCCTGATTAACGGCGGATGGAAACAAGACGGGAGGTGCCAGAATGATTCTGGGGGTTGGTATCATATTCACTCACATgcttaaaaacagaaaacaactaAGCAGCCTCATCAAGACCATTACCCAAAATGGAACACAACTGGTTGCTGCACAGTCATTGTTGCttcacacacattttacattcttGTTTAACAAGTCATATGGTCAACTGCGAAAAAAGCCTCGTAAAAGCACGAATTGGTGACCAAAGTAAGAATGGAAAATCCTTTGCAGATGAAAGCAGATGTTTACAATTACACCATGAAAATCAGACCAATAACGGTTTAAACGGCAGCAGTAAAGCTCATCTGGGACATTTGGGGCTTTGGAGACAGACGGCGCGGGTTCGAGTCCCTTGcttgtagatgccacaagatggcagcaaagcagtAATTCTGTCCAAATGAGGGAGTTGCGGAGTTCAACTCGCTTCAACAAAATACTTTGACAGCAAGATGTTACAAGATGATTTTTGTCCAAACCAAACTCCTCAACTTACTTCAACATTGTTAcatgacaccaagatgccacaagatggtgccaaagtaacGGTTACCACAAAATCAGCAAATGGGTCACTTTTTCCGTCAATAACAGAAAATTGTCCGTCCGCGGCACCCCCAGGAAAATCTGCGAATGTGCATTCACAAATGGCGAGCCCCAAATACACGGCGGTTGACTGCATGCAGGACATGATTGGAAGCAGATACCGAGAGCACTGCCGGCGGGCCGCTCTTCGGGCGTGTACCCCGGCCCCCCGCCGGCCTCGCCGCGCAGGTGCCGGCGCACCAGCTGGACGGCGGCCGTCATCTGGTCGGCTCGGGCCGAGCGGGCTCGCGGGGCCACGGGAACCGTCCGCCTCTGCGGCGCTGGGGGCGGGCGGGGCGAGACGGCAGTCAGGTGACGTGAAGACGGGAAGCAGAAAGGTCGACGAGGGCACGACGGGGGACCTACCTATCGGGAAGGCGGTCGTCTTGTTGATGGAGTCCTGCGCCTCGGAGATGGCCTTCAGGATCAGATTCCTGTTGGCCTGCTTGGCCGGCGGGAGGGTCGGCCTGAAACAAGAGAAGGCCGATCGACGTAAAGGCCGCGGGCACGCTCGCACCGCGTAAGGTGATAACAGGGTTCCTGCGcatttgagatttcaaaatCCCACACTTGCGTAGCAAACCTGTGACAAGTGTAAAAGGCACAAGAGagcgaaatgaatggaaaagcaaACTGACTTTCGTTCCGGTTTGGACGGTAGCGACACCCGACTGGACAGGCCTCGGCCCGCGTAGCTCgcgtcctcgtcctcctcctcgctgTCGTCGTCCATGTCGTCGCTTTCCTCGTCCGAGTCGCGGTTCACTTGCACCACCGAGCTCACCGCGGGCGCCTTGCGTTTCCGCGACAACTCCTCCTGAAGACCGTCGACAACATTCTTACAGTTTTTTCAACTGATCGTTGTCGTCCTCATCCAGCGGCCGggggcatttatttactcaacgcTATAAAACATCAGCCATCTATTAGGAGTAAGGCATTTACTTCTAGTCTTTAGTTGTGCCAACATTTTTATGCATGTTTGCCAATAAATAATGTTTCGTTGGCAATGACGTAACCTCCAGCTTCACACGTCAAACtgtaccatgtttttttttttaaactcatttttgaTGTTCCTatgcatacagtacaataatgaATATTTCATTAGCAGTGAA of Phyllopteryx taeniolatus isolate TA_2022b chromosome 18, UOR_Ptae_1.2, whole genome shotgun sequence contains these proteins:
- the zc3h14 gene encoding zinc finger CCCH domain-containing protein 14 isoform X3; translated protein: MEIGTEISKKIRAAIKGKLQELGAYIDEELPDYIMVMVANKKTSQQMADDLSLFLGNNTVKFTAWLHGVLEKLRTVAVEPSSVRHEPQSIGSVPATRTDEFKSNPRSDRTESRRSSHDSRRPGADLGSSRLTSAVKPLVELLPSEAVIDIKPETDDDFGEDPAEAAVAPRAARGAAGRPSVELYRPGQSKLSNASRSAEGSLHGRHQDGGSGRTSKGGSVKEELSRKRKAPAVSSVVQVNRDSDEESDDMDDDSEEEDEDASYAGRGLSSRVSLPSKPERKPTLPPAKQANRNLILKAISEAQDSINKTTAFPIAPARSAASNAPSDLTQRDNGDKSDDSGGGTKQFDTRSFIVSRPQPDGKRRDEPALPRTVQASKEKELSSSPKFIVTLEGVPSPPGNPAESDVELDDVRPPSKPAKSKVGVLQRLQGALSLGVGATEAEMLDVDSAPLKKQKVMERCKFWPVCKSGDECAYHHPTRTCKTFPTCKFGDKCRFIHPNCKYDGRCSKPDCPYTHVSRRGAVAPPARPGAAPKSFGNPRRRLFLTQKPFALPTVAPPAQTASTCRFFPQCKKMDCPFYHPKPCHFAGQCNRDGCTFFHPSASVPPRHALKWTKTQSS
- the zc3h14 gene encoding zinc finger CCCH domain-containing protein 14 isoform X2 → MEIGTEISKKIRAAIKGKLQELGAYIDEELPDYIMVMVANKKTSQQMADDLSLFLGNNTVKFTAWLHGVLEKLRTVAVEPSSVRHEPQSIGSVPATRTDEFKSNPRSDRTESRRSSHDSRRPGADLGSSRLTSAVKPLVELLPSEAVIDIKPETDDDFGEDPAEAAVAPRAARGAAGRPSVELYRPGQSKLSNASRSAEGSLHGRHQDGGSGRTSKGGSVKEELSRKRKAPAVSSVVQVNRDSDEESDDMDDDSEEEDEDASYAGRGLSSRVSLPSKPERKPTLPPAKQANRNLILKAISEAQDSINKTTAFPIAPQRRTVPVAPRARSARADQMTAAVQLVRRHLRGEAGGGPGYTPEERPAGSALAPARSAASNAPSDLTQRDNGDKSDDSGGGTKQFDTRSFIVSRPQPDGKRRDEPALPRTVQASKEKELSSSPKFIVTLEGVPSPPGNPAESDVELDDVRPPSKPAKSKVGVLQRLQGALSLGVGATEAEMLDVDSAPLKKQKVMERCKFWPVCKSGDECAYHHPTRTCKTFPTCKFGDKCRFIHPNCKYDGRCSKPDCPYTHVSRRGAVAPPARPVAPPAQTASTCRFFPQCKKMDCPFYHPKPCHFAGQCNRDGCTFFHPSASVPPRHALKWTKTQSS
- the zc3h14 gene encoding zinc finger CCCH domain-containing protein 14 isoform X1, with protein sequence MEIGTEISKKIRAAIKGKLQELGAYIDEELPDYIMVMVANKKTSQQMADDLSLFLGNNTVKFTAWLHGVLEKLRTVAVEPSSVRHEPQSIGSVPATRTDEFKSNPRSDRTESRRSSHDSRRPGADLGSSRLTSAVKPLVELLPSEAVIDIKPETDDDFGEDPAEAAVAPRAARGAAGRPSVELYRPGQSKLSNASRSAEGSLHGRHQDGGSGRTSKGGSVKEELSRKRKAPAVSSVVQVNRDSDEESDDMDDDSEEEDEDASYAGRGLSSRVSLPSKPERKPTLPPAKQANRNLILKAISEAQDSINKTTAFPIAPQRRTVPVAPRARSARADQMTAAVQLVRRHLRGEAGGGPGYTPEERPAGSALAPARSAASNAPSDLTQRDNGDKSDDSGGGTKQFDTRSFIVSRPQPDGKRRDEPALPRTVQASKEKELSSSPKFIVTLEGVPSPPGNPAESDVELDDVRPPSKPAKSKVGVLQRLQGALSLGVGATEAEMLDVDSAPLKKQKVMERCKFWPVCKSGDECAYHHPTRTCKTFPTCKFGDKCRFIHPNCKYDGRCSKPDCPYTHVSRRGAVAPPARPGAAPKSFGNPRRRLFLTQKPFALPTVAPPAQTASTCRFFPQCKKMDCPFYHPKPCHFAGQCNRDGCTFFHPSASVPPRHALKWTKTQSS